The genomic region GAATTCCAATACGGATCATTCGCTCCGCTCATGGTGTTTAACCGCAAAGACGCCAAGGTTGCGCAAAGAGCGCGTAGAGTTTTATTCGCTTCGCTCATGGTCTACATCTCGCAAAGGCGCAAAGGCGCAAAGAGATTCGCTCCGCTCATCAAGGTGATCACACAGAGAAGAACGGAGAGACTGAGTTGCACAGAGTATTCGCTTCGCTCATGTGGGTTGTTTCGCCAAACTACACCGAGATTCATTCGCTAATTCCTTATCTCTCTATCTCTTGTCAACTCTATCAACTCTATCAACTTTATAAACTCTGTAAACTCTGTAAACTCCATCAACTGTATCAACTGACTCAACTAACCCAACTTGTCGTAGTTTAGCGCGTAACCAATTTTGAACCATGGATTTCAGCATTATCGACCTCGCCACCTTTGTCGGCTTCATCTTATTGGTCATCGGTGTTTCGCTCTGGGCGGGACGAAAAGAGGAGACCTCCGAAGATTACTTCCTTGCGGGAAGAGGACTTACGTGGTGGATGATCGGGCTTTCGCTCATTGCTTCCAACATTTCCACCGAGCATTTTGTAGGGATGGCAGGGCAGGGCTACATGGCCGATATCGGGCTGGCCATCGCCAGTTACGAATGGATCGCGGCCCTGTCGCTCATCATTGTGGCACTGTTCCTCTTGCCGCGCTTCCTGCGGTCGGGCATCTACACCATTCCTGAGTTTTTGGAGTACCGTTACAACAAGTGGCCGCGCATGATCATGGGCTTCGGACTGCTGTTCATGTACGCGGGCGTTACCATGGCCACGGTGCTGTATGCAGGTGCGCTGGCCATGAATACCATCTTCGATATAGACATGACCGTAGGCGTGTGGGTCATCGGGGCCATTGCGGGGTTATATACCGTGTATGGCGGACTGAAGGCCGTAGTGTGGTCCGATGTTTTGCAGGGAACGGCTCTGCTCATCGGGGGTGTCATTGTCACCTTTTTGGCCATGGATGCTGTGGGCGGATGGGACAGCTTCGTACAGATGTCGTCAGGGCGTTTGCATACCGTGCTTCCTGCCGATCACCCCGAACTACCTTGGACAGCCGTGTTTGTCGGTGGCATGTGGTTGCCCAACATCTTCTATTGGGGGCTGAATCAGTTCATTACGCAACGCACCTTGGCGGCCAAGAGTTTGGCAGAAGGGCAGAAGGGCGTGCTTTTCGGGGCCAGCCTCAAGCTCATCATGCCTATGATCGTGGTGTTTCCGGGCATCATTGCCTTCGAACTCTATGCCGACCAGATCCCGAACGCAGACCTTGCCTACCCAACACTGCTCAAGAACCTGTTGCCCACGGGGTTGATCGGAATCATGTTCGCGGCCCTGTTCGGTGCCACCATGAGCACGCTGGATTCGCTGCTCAATTCCGCAGCCACCATCTTCACCATCGATTTTTACAAGCCGCTGATCAAGTCCGATGGCGATTCCAAGCATTACATTAGAGTCGGTCAGGTGGTGACCATTGTCTTTGTGATCATCTCTTGTCTTTGTGCTCCATTTGTAGCCAATTTTCAAGATGAAGGTCTTTACAAGTACATCCAGATGTGGTGGGGAAGTATCCAACCGGGAATCGTTGCGGCTTTTTTCCTCGGACTTTTTTCCAATAAAATTTCGCCTGTGGCCGTGACCGTTGGAATGCTCGCCAACATTCCGATCTATCTTCTCATGCGAACTTATTTCCCCGAGACATCCTTCCTACATCATATGGCTTACAGCTTCTGCTACGTTTCCTTGATCATGATGGTCATTTCCGCTTTCAAACCGGATACCCGCGAGATCACCTATCCCGTAAACGAAGGCTACGACATGAAACCCAGCCGTACCGTACTTGTTTGGAGCGCGTTGATCTTCCTAAGCACCGTGGCGCTTTATTGGTTCTTCAGATAAGTGTCTGTCTCTCGATAAGCCGCAAAGGGTTTTATTACACAGAGGAGAATAGAGAAGGAGAGAGCCACAGAGCGTGTTCGCTTCGCTCAGTTTGGTTTCACACAGAGCCACAGAGCCGCAGAGAGTGTTCGCTCCGCTCACTGTCATTTCTCGCCAACTGCCAATGGCCGAAAGCCAAAAGCTATTTTCACACAGAGCCGCAGAGATAAAGAGAAAAGGCCGGATCGAGCGCTTTCCCCTCTTCGAGAGGGGGCAGGGGGTGTGTTTTTTTTGCCAATGGCCAATAGCTATAAGCCAAAAGCTGCTTTCACGCAGAGGCGCAGAGGAGCAGAGGTTCGCTCCGCTCACGGATGGTTCTCGCAAAGCCGCAAAGACGCAAAGGAGTGCGCGGGTCATCCTGAGTGATTTTCCTTTTTCGGGAAAATTGTATCGAAGGATTTTCACGCAGAGGCGCAGAGGAGCAGAGTTTCGCTTCGCTCACGGTTTTTCACACAGAGCCACAGAGCCGCAGAGAGTGTTCGCTCCGCTCACGGTCATTTCTCGCAACTAAGCGCAGCGGTCTCATTGCCAGAGGCGGTAAAGGCGCAAAGGCGCAAAGCAACCCACCGGTCAGTAAATTATGTCCTTTGGCCATGAGCTTCCTTCGGTCGGTTCTAGTGTCCCCCAAGCAGGACGATCGGGAACTAAGCGTAGCGTTCTCACCGTAGAAACAAAGCTGCTCGCCCAGACCACTGTTAACGGAATCGGATAAAAAAAGAGGCTGCCCGATAAGGCAGCCTCTTCCGTTGTCATTCATGGCAGATATTATCTCTGACCATCGGCACCGACCGGATGCTTTTCAGCTTCCTGTTCAGCGATCTGAGCCTTACGCACAAATTCCTGATCATCCTTGGATGCACCATACAGTTCAGGATGCAGGTACGTTCCCTTCAACTCCTTCTCCAATTCGGGCACAACTCTGTTTGCATTGGCATACTTGTCTGCCCGCACACCCGTTACAGACCAGCTCACTTCAACATTCGGTTCATTGGTCTGAATTACAAATCTGTTGTTGCTGATTTTTTGCTTCACAATTGCTTGGGCAAATGTTCCAATAACCGTCAGTTGATACCTGAAGTCTTTGTTTGCCGCTTCAAAATAGCCCGGTAGCTCTACCGTAGCATAGCCGTTGGCATCCGTGGTAGCATTGCCGCTGTAGATGTTCATCATATCGGGAGATTCCACAAAACTGTGTACCAGGTATTTGTTTGTCGGATCCAAGGGATGATCGATCTTGAACGTTCCCCCACCTTTGGAAATGTTTCCAGTTACATTAAGATCTCCGGTAATGGTCATATTGCCGTTAAATGAAGACAGCCCATCCACGCTCAAAGGAATAGATGAGATATTGTTGTAATCTGTTCCCAACCGCAGGTTGCGAATGTTGGTGTACCCACTTCGGTTTACGCGTATGGCCGTATCACCGAAGGTGGTACATCCTCCTGTAAAGTAGATGGAATTGGTAGTACCATTATGCACGATCCGTATTCCACAATCACCACCACTGTAGGCAATATCTTCCGAGAATATGAGTCCTCCTGAATAGACTTCGTTGAAGTTGCCGATATGGCCTATGGAAAAAGAGCTTGTTGAATCGGTATTGCCAACCGCCATTGTGTGGTGCGGATTTGTCAGTCCTACACCGAC from Flavobacteriales bacterium harbors:
- a CDS encoding solute:sodium symporter family transporter; amino-acid sequence: MDFSIIDLATFVGFILLVIGVSLWAGRKEETSEDYFLAGRGLTWWMIGLSLIASNISTEHFVGMAGQGYMADIGLAIASYEWIAALSLIIVALFLLPRFLRSGIYTIPEFLEYRYNKWPRMIMGFGLLFMYAGVTMATVLYAGALAMNTIFDIDMTVGVWVIGAIAGLYTVYGGLKAVVWSDVLQGTALLIGGVIVTFLAMDAVGGWDSFVQMSSGRLHTVLPADHPELPWTAVFVGGMWLPNIFYWGLNQFITQRTLAAKSLAEGQKGVLFGASLKLIMPMIVVFPGIIAFELYADQIPNADLAYPTLLKNLLPTGLIGIMFAALFGATMSTLDSLLNSAATIFTIDFYKPLIKSDGDSKHYIRVGQVVTIVFVIISCLCAPFVANFQDEGLYKYIQMWWGSIQPGIVAAFFLGLFSNKISPVAVTVGMLANIPIYLLMRTYFPETSFLHHMAYSFCYVSLIMMVISAFKPDTREITYPVNEGYDMKPSRTVLVWSALIFLSTVALYWFFR